A single window of Eleginops maclovinus isolate JMC-PN-2008 ecotype Puerto Natales chromosome 19, JC_Emac_rtc_rv5, whole genome shotgun sequence DNA harbors:
- the olfm4.2 gene encoding olfactomedin-4 translates to MLPILLLLLSPASAWIPVHDWESGNVTASVGESGQCVCHVYLPEHTFPADRVEHMQQVSQDLFLEVEIQMNQMISYEGKLEAYLKELVDLTMRVTILESSADKYIKLEFELLRIELREFEALVSQLKESLNSTSPMFDSLYIEIRNMTLIVNQLETFDKSNLEVIRIEFAKLQKKLEECQKDQDVIKPDIGNCNRTGIMSIGKPMVVQLNAHLNAGYLYGGWGKDSKPVRGYESMYFYSAYTNHYMYDLYLYSNYENLILRSAFKHHDLPSGWEGTGNNYIVHSNTIYYQHNTPFSMSKLNLTTSKYDYRVIPAASTSFSYSYSPHQNMDFSADENGLWVLYASEASKGKIVIAKIDEKSFGIEDEWSSTAYKQLAGNAFMACGVMYATRSVDLTTEEIYYAYDTRTNEEKHLSIHFSKFREKYTNLHYNPTDQKLYMYNNGYYVSYNVSFNKE, encoded by the exons ATGCTGCCAattctgctcctgctgctcagTCCTGCTTCGGCCTGGATT CCGGTGCATGACTGGGAGTCTGGCAATGTCACTGCTTCAGTGGGTGAGTCAGGTCAGTGCGTTTGTCACGTGTATCTGCCCGAACACACCTTCCCTGCTGACCGGGTTGAGCACATGCAGCAAGTTAGCCAGGATCTGTTCCTGGAGGTGGAAATACAGATGAACCAG ATGATAAGTTATGAGGGTAAGTTGGAGGCCTACTTGAAGGAACTGGTGGACTTGACTATGAGAGTGACCATACTGGAGAGCAGTGCTGACAAATACATCAAACTGGAATTTGAGCTGCTCAGGATTGAGCTCAGAGAGTTTGAAGCTCTGGTGTCTCAGCTCAAAGAATCGCTCAACTCCACCTCTCCCATGTTTGACAGCCTGTATATTGAG ATCCGTAACATGACCCTCATTGTGAACCAATTGGAGACGTTTGACAAGAGCAACCTGGAGGTGATCCGCATTGAGTTTGCTAAGCTACAGAAGAAGCTGGAGGAGTGCCAGAAGGACCAGGATGTAATCAAGCCAGATATAG GTAACTGCAATCGCACAGGAATCATGAGCATTGGCAAGCCAATGGTGGTCCAACTGAATGCTCATTTGAATGCAGGTTATCTATATGGGGGCTGGGGAAAAGACTCCAAACCTGTAAGAGGCTATGAATCAATGTACTTCTACAGTGCGTACACCAACCACTATATGTATGACTTGTATTTGTATTCCAACTATGAAAATCTGATTCTGAGGTCAGCATTCAAACACCACGACTTACCAAGTGGGTGGGAAGGTACCGGTAACAATTACATTGTACACAGTAACACCATATATTACCAGCACAACACACCTTTCAGCATGAGCAAACTGAACCTGACCACTTCCAAATATGACTACAGAGTGATCCCAGCTGCTAGTACAAGTTTCTCGTACAGTTATTCACCCCATCAGAACATGGACTTTTCAGCAGATGAAAATGGCTTGTGGGTATTGTATGCCTCAGAGGCGAGCAAAGGTAAAATTGTCATCGCTAAAATAGATGAGAAATCTTTCGGCATTGAGGATGAATGGAGCAGCACTGCGTACAAGCAGTTGGCTGGTAACGCTTTCATGGCCTGTGGAGTTATGTACGCCACCAGGTCAGTGGATCTGACCACAGAGGAGATCTACTATGCGTACGACACCAGGACCAATGAGGAGAAACACCTCAGCATCCACTTCTCAAAATTCCGGGAGAAATACACCAACCTGCATTACAATCCGACCGATCAGAAGCTCTACATGTACAACAATGGCTACTATGTGTCCTACAATGTGAGTTTTAACAAAGAATGA